A single window of Nicotiana sylvestris chromosome 3, ASM39365v2, whole genome shotgun sequence DNA harbors:
- the LOC104216027 gene encoding serine/threonine-protein kinase TIO, producing the protein MGVESYHVIELVGEGSFGKVYKGRRKFTGQTVAMKFIPKHGKSDKDIHNLRQEIEILRKLKHENIIAMLDSFESPQEFCVVTEFAQGELFEILEDDKCLPEEQVQAIAKQLVRALHYLHSNRIIHRDMKPQNILIGAGSIVKLCDFGFARAMSTNTVVLRSIKGTPLYMAPELVREQPYNHTADLWSLGVILYELFVGQPPFYTNSVYALVRHIIKDPVKYPDNMSSSFKSFLKGLLNKVPQNRLTWPALLEHPFVQETLEDVEAREIRTAAAAAKGSDATWRGKGDIQSTQLNVASPESKSHIQAVSANGNIGNLQTDVHLKSPDNVTVNASPEEFPGFSQPDDIVQSGCQVLGRLESNSRTVKGAKLIGQDNDALSAILVPLRNLCEESKVPGRDHDFIKLNQSLRILSNLVAAASINSNGTLDQVICVLLGFTYAVLKIRSSNGTELLMRSFSVTRKLLDICGGAIGGSFQGHWRTLHELYSQVINNLDDASGRVLSESTGCIAAMLFRVAQALKVSSSPPTLIGTLKELLDHATSSGIVDLLILCLATSGSNLISGSSNLLRAAAEACRALWLLVDAFELLSLRDNRYHFPISCLRSPSLHRLDIKDHERGPLLGRDSTKIIDSMTKAFLRSKAIQVAVYYCLHQRLEPSICAGVQLVLRCCLHSGVVANILCGLPSSLPVTTVVSGGGDGTIVSEIFSVLSSTKKARGGEANTLVLHLSLLLATIAQCLKSSGRNSALFILTTSSRKQLTRLSDLAHYFSADVQSLCQPHSASAMLALASILSLETGCTVETAILDIAVPMIPRTAKLCEYLRNPANEQDGTSMFSGMLSHWHGLRDGCIGLLDIRLKKEGPLAVQHSCASGIPQLLIDLLTNNITEVSSEESNFSKDQIELSPIGVAWSISLLCQCLTGGVSTFRHILLKMEHVKVISDLILDIHLKLVKSWSGPGGGVDGVRDTINAVIDLLAFPFVAVQNGLGLPSATASVNSGFLLNVGSPGGRVCPEDRDMVKAIESHLGKYTQILLEVGVPGIILRCLEHMESKDKARPVAFLAKMTAYRPLAVQLLGKGLLDPRRMKSLLDGSCPGEAVLDVLMIVSDLARMDKAFYEYIDGADILEYLKEFLTDKDPNVRAKTCSAIGNMCRHSSYFYASLAKRGITSLLIDRCADSDKRTRKFACFAIGNAAYHNELLYDELRRSIPQLSYLLLSAEEDKTKANAAGALSNLVRNSNKLCGDIVSKGAMQALLKLVTDCSVVALSPSRKDTINESPLKIALFSLAKMCAHPPCRQFLRSSELFPVVRQLQQSPDSTIANYAAVIVKKVAEV; encoded by the exons ATGGGTGTGGAGAGCTACCATGTTATAGAGCTTGTGGGCGAGGGCTCTTTTGGGAAGGTGTACAAAGGGAGGAGAAAGTTTACTGGCCAg ACGGTTGCCATGAAATTTATTCCGAAACATGGGAAAAGCGATAAGGACATTCACAACTTAAGGCAGGAAATTGAG ATTCTAAGAAAGTTGAAGCATGAAAATATTATAGCAATGCTCGATTCTTTTGAAAGCCCGCAGGAGTTTTGTGTCGTTACAGAATTTGCTCAA GGTGAGCTGTTTGAAATTCTTGAAGACGATAAATGCCTTCCtgaagaacaagtccaagcaatAGCAAAGCAGTTG GTAAGAGCACTGCATTATTTACACTCAAATCGTATAATACATCGTGACATGAAGCCGCAAAATATTCTCATTGGTGCTGGATCTATTGTCAAG CTTTGTGACTTCGGTTTTGCACGAGCCATGTCCACAAACACAGTAGTTTTGCGATCCATAAAAG GTACACCATTGTATATGGCTCCAGAATTGGTACGAGAACAACCATACAACCACACTGCTGATTTGTGGTCTCTTGGTGTTATCTT ATATGAGCTGTTTGTTGGTCAACCTCCATTTTATACTAATTCAGTTTATGCTCTTGTTCGCCACATCATCAAG GACCCAGTTAAGTATCCAGACAATATGAGCTCAAGCTTCAAGAGTTTTCTGAAGGGCCTGCTTAACAAG GTACCGCAGAATAGACTGACCTGGCCTGCACTTCTTGAGCATCCATTTGTTCAAGAAACATTGGAGGATGTGGAAGCCAGG gAGATTCGTACTGCAGCAGCTGCTGCAAAGGGATCTGATGCAACTTGGAGGGGAAAGGGAGATATTCAATCAACTCAGTTGAATGTTGCAAGTCCCGAAA GTAAAAGTCATATTCAAGCTGTCAGTGCAAATGGAAACATTGGGAACCTTCAGACTGATGTTCATTTGAAAAGTCCAGACAACGTCACTGTCAATGCTTCACCAGAGGAGTTCCCAGGTTTCTCACAGCCTGATGATATTGTACAGTCAG GTTGTCAAGTTTTGGGCAGACTGGAAAGCAACTCCCGAACAGTCAAGGGTGCAAAACTTATTGGGCAAGATAATGATGCATTGTCAGCTATTTTGGTTCCGTTAAGAAACTTGTGTGAAGAATCAAAAGTTCCTGGCAG GGATCATGATTTTATCAAATTAAACCAATCGCTTAGGATCCTTTCGAACTTAGTTGCAGCAGCTTCCATCAACTCAAATGGGACTCTTGATCAAGTTATATGTGTCCTTCTTGGTTTCACTTATGCTGTACTTAAAATCAGGTCTTCCAATGGAACTGAATTGCTGATGAGG AGTTTCTCCGTCACCAGAAAACTGTTAGATATCTGTGGAGGTGCTATTGGAGGCTCATTTCAAGGGCATTGGAGAACACTTCATGAATTGTACTCGCAG GTGATAAATAACCTGGATGATGCTTCTGGTCGAGTTTTGTCTGAGTCAACTGGTTGCATTGCAGCTATGTTGTTTCGAGTGGCTCAGGCTCTTAAAGTATCATCTTCTCCGCCAACCCTTATAGGAACTCTCAAAGAACTGTTAGACCATGCTACCAGCTCTGGCATAGTGGACCTTTTGATTTTGTGCTTAGCTACATCAGGGTCTAACCTCATATCAGGTTCCTCAAATTTACTGCGAGCTGCTGCTGAAGCCTGCAGGGCTCTTTGGTTGCTGGTGGACGCATTTGAACTACTTTCTCTAAGAGATAATAGATATCATTTTCCAATTAGCTGTTTGCGAAGTCCATCTTTACATCGACTTGACATCAAGGACCATGAGCGAGGTCCATTACTTGGTAGGGATTCAACAAAAATTATTGATTCCATGACAAAGGCATTTCTAAGGTCCAAAGCCATACAGGTTGCTGTTTATTATTGTCTGCATCAACGTCTTGAACCTTCTATCTGCGCTGGAGTACAG CTTGTTCTGAGGTGTTGCTTGCATAGTGGAGTTGTTGCCAATATCCTCTGTGGTCTGCCTAGTTCTCTTCCCGTTACTACAGTGGTGAGTGGAGGAGGCGACGGCACTATTGTTTCAGAGATTTTCTCTGTACTGTCATCAACTAAGAAAGCACGTGGCGGAGAAGCAAACACCTTGGTTCTGCACTTAAGCCTTCTTCTTGCCACCATTGCACAATGTCTAAAGTCATCAGGAAGGAATTCTGCCTTGTTCATTCTCACTACATCTTCAAGAAAGCAGCTCACTCGGCTCTCTGACCTTGCACATTATTTCTCTGCTGATGTACAGTCATTATGCCAACCTCATTCTGCATCTGCAATGCTAGCTCTAGCATCCATTCTGTCTCTTGAAACTGGCTGCACAGTTGAAACTGCCATTCTTGACATAGCTGTGCCTATGATCCCTAGGACTGCCAAGCTATGTGAATACCTTAGGAATCCTGCTAATGAACAAGATGGAACAAGTATGTTTAGTGGAATGCTTTCACATTGGCATGGCCTAAGAGATGGATGTATTGGGTTATTGGACATACGACTGAAGAAGGAAGGACCATTGGCTGTGCAACACTCCTGTGCTAGTGGTATTCCACAGCTGCTTATTGATTTGTTGACAAACAACATTACAGAAGTCTCTTCTGAAGAATCCAATTTTTCGAAAGACCAAATTGAGCTATCACCAATTGGAGTTGCATGGAGCATTTCATTACTATGCCAATGCCTTACTGGGGGAGTATCAACTTTTCGTCATATATTGCTTAAGATGGAACATGTCAAGGTCATATCTGATTTGATATTGGACATACATCTTAAGCTAGTCAAATCTTGGAGTGGACCCGGTGGCGGGGTGGATGGGGTTAGGGATACAATAAATGCGGTTATAGATCTTTTGGCATTTCCGTTTGTGGCTGTACAGAATGGTCTAGGTTTGCCATCTGCTACTGCTTCAGTGAATAGTGGATTTCTCCTTAATGTTGGTTCACCTGGTGGAAGAGTTTGTCCTGAAGACAGAGACATGGTGAAAGCAATTGAATCACATTTGGGAAAGTATACTCAAATCCTATTGGAG GTAGGAGTTCCAGGCATTATTCTTCGGTGTTTGGAACATATGGAATCCAAAGATAAAGCCAGGCCTGTTGCATTTCTTGCCAAAATGACGGCTTACCGACCTCTTGCTGTTCAACTATTGGGTAAAGGTTTGCTGGATCCAAGGAGAATGAAGTCTCTACTGGATGGTTCATGCCCCGGAGAAGCCGTTCTAGATGTTCTCATGATTGTTTCAGATTTAGCTCGCATGGATAAG GCCTTCTATGAATACATTGATGGGGCAGATATCTTGGAGTATCTTAAGGAGTTCCTAACCGATAAAGATCCTAATGTGCGTGCCAAAACATGCAGTGCTATAGGAAATATGTGTCGTCACAGCTCCTATTTCTATGCTTCGCTG GCAAAACGTGGCATCACTAGTCTTCTCATTGATCGCTGTGCTGATTCTGACAAAAGAACGCGGAAGTTTGCTTGCTTTGCT ATTGGCAATGCTGCCTATCATAATGAGCTGTTGTATGATGAGCTCCGGAGATCCATTCCTCAGCTCTCATATCTGCTGCTTTCAGCTGAGGAAGACAAAACCAAGGCCAATGCTGCTGGGGCACTCAGTAATCTTGTCCGCAACTCCAACAAGCTTTGCGGAGATATTGTTTCTAAAGGAGCCATGCAG GCATTACTTAAGCTGGTGACAGACTGTTCTGTCGTAGCTCTGAGCCCCAGTAGAAAAGATACAATAAATGAGTCACCTTTAAAGATTGCACTATTTTCTCTGGCGAAGATGTGTGCTCATCCACCTTGCAGACAATTCCTTCGATCATCCGAGCTATTTCCAGTAGTTAGGCAGCTTCAGCAGTCACCGGATTCAACGATAGCTAATTATGCCGCTGTAATCGTTAAGAAAGTTGCAGAAGTATAA